The Sphingobium aromaticiconvertens genome has a segment encoding these proteins:
- a CDS encoding Atxe2 family lasso peptide isopeptidase, whose product MTLAWMNYRARLLIGGIGLFLGSVCGPPAMASECADLLPGLRQDVARAVTAGDIANLRDIGPIGGMPAGQSPLALSPDGRSIAFILTRAHPETNSYCQGLVVVDLRPDSVARLVDQGGELIRVTFQSEQRGLLTDTGIAAINQPRWSPDGSQIAYLRKDRGRTQAWRASLHGKSGTQVSHSPVDVEAVAWSDDGKALIYANRPSLIEENAKLDRESLTGYLFDDRAMPIYGDRPMIRGPLPLHYAAADISSTFSSDRSATQAERTALDRIGPGMLLGRPLAITGPSGEEGWVKAELPDRYLSPIRLWGKDRQGREWQCQHSSCSDGIIGMWWSAKHGAVRYLRRDGYGGSRLTFYLWTPGRDAPRKMWGTDGLLTGCLPLEDHLICAQEGSTQPRRIVALDADTGRSSVIFDPNPEFRHLQMGKVQRLYWKNPLGFETFGDLVLPDNYPVGAKLPMIVVQYRTRGFLRGSIGDEYPIHAFAAQGFAVLSVESPPFFATSLKQGNWRTWKDAESENVKGWRERHNVASSIVTGVETAMATGVIDPKRIGLTGLSDGSTTAWYLLINTDLFAATSVSTCCADPKTDLIMGGPAWEKERRRFGYPAPTNDNPAFWQPISPAMNAARIKGPVLMQLASDEYLRALEAYTAFREIGPPVEMFLFPGDHHIKWQPAHRMAIYARNIDWFNFWLRDAVDPAPEKAAQYDRWRRLKSQRRP is encoded by the coding sequence ATGACATTGGCATGGATGAACTATCGCGCACGGTTGTTGATCGGGGGCATCGGCCTGTTCTTGGGCAGTGTCTGCGGGCCGCCAGCCATGGCATCGGAATGTGCGGATTTGCTACCCGGTCTGCGTCAGGACGTCGCGCGCGCGGTAACGGCGGGCGATATCGCGAATTTGCGGGACATAGGGCCAATCGGCGGCATGCCCGCAGGACAGAGTCCGCTTGCCCTGTCACCCGATGGGCGGTCGATCGCCTTCATCCTGACCCGGGCACATCCTGAGACCAACAGCTATTGCCAGGGCCTCGTGGTGGTCGATCTTCGGCCGGACAGCGTCGCCCGGCTCGTCGATCAAGGTGGAGAATTGATCCGGGTTACCTTCCAGAGCGAGCAGCGCGGACTTCTGACCGATACGGGTATCGCCGCGATCAACCAGCCGCGCTGGTCGCCCGATGGCTCCCAGATTGCCTATCTGCGCAAGGATCGGGGCAGGACGCAGGCATGGCGCGCGAGTTTACATGGCAAAAGCGGCACGCAGGTGTCCCATTCCCCCGTCGATGTCGAGGCCGTCGCCTGGTCGGATGACGGGAAGGCGCTCATATATGCCAACCGGCCATCACTGATCGAAGAAAATGCTAAGCTCGATCGGGAAAGCCTGACGGGCTACCTTTTCGACGATCGGGCGATGCCCATTTATGGTGACCGACCGATGATACGGGGGCCATTGCCCCTTCATTATGCCGCTGCAGACATTTCTTCGACGTTCTCATCGGATCGCTCCGCGACGCAAGCCGAGCGGACCGCGCTCGACAGGATCGGTCCGGGCATGCTGCTGGGACGTCCTTTGGCCATCACAGGGCCTTCTGGCGAGGAAGGATGGGTGAAGGCGGAATTGCCCGATCGTTATCTCAGTCCCATCCGCTTGTGGGGCAAGGACCGGCAGGGACGTGAATGGCAGTGTCAGCACAGCAGCTGTTCCGATGGCATCATCGGCATGTGGTGGTCGGCCAAACATGGTGCTGTCCGGTACCTGCGCCGCGACGGCTATGGCGGCAGTCGCCTGACATTCTATCTATGGACGCCAGGACGCGACGCTCCTCGAAAGATGTGGGGCACTGATGGCCTGCTGACGGGCTGCCTCCCTTTGGAGGATCATCTGATCTGCGCCCAGGAAGGATCGACCCAGCCCCGGCGCATCGTGGCGCTGGATGCCGATACCGGCCGATCATCGGTTATCTTCGATCCCAACCCGGAATTCCGGCATCTGCAGATGGGAAAGGTCCAGCGCCTTTACTGGAAGAATCCGTTGGGCTTTGAGACCTTCGGCGATCTTGTTCTGCCCGACAATTACCCCGTCGGCGCAAAACTGCCGATGATCGTCGTCCAATATCGAACACGCGGTTTCCTGCGCGGCAGTATCGGTGACGAATATCCCATCCATGCCTTTGCCGCGCAGGGCTTCGCCGTCCTGAGCGTCGAAAGCCCGCCATTCTTCGCTACCAGTCTAAAGCAAGGCAACTGGCGGACGTGGAAGGATGCCGAATCAGAAAATGTGAAAGGATGGCGGGAACGGCACAATGTGGCATCGTCCATCGTCACAGGAGTCGAGACGGCCATGGCGACAGGCGTGATCGATCCGAAGAGGATCGGCCTGACCGGCCTGAGCGATGGCTCGACCACCGCTTGGTATCTGCTCATCAATACCGATCTGTTCGCCGCAACCTCCGTCAGCACCTGTTGCGCCGACCCCAAGACGGACCTGATCATGGGTGGACCGGCCTGGGAAAAGGAACGGCGGCGTTTCGGTTACCCCGCGCCAACCAACGATAATCCAGCCTTTTGGCAACCCATCTCGCCCGCCATGAATGCCGCCAGGATCAAGGGACCCGTCCTGATGCAACTGGCCAGCGATGAATATTTACGCGCGCTCGAGGCCTATACTGCCTTCCGGGAGATCGGCCCGCCGGTCGAGATGTTCCTCTTTCCGGGCGATCACCACATCAAGTGGCAACCGGCTCACCGCATGGCCATCTATGCGCGCAATATCGACTGGTTCAATTTCTGGTTGCGTGATGCGGTCGACCCAGCACCGGAGAAGGCGGCACAATATGACCGGTGGCGGCGGCTGAAATCGCAACGTCGTCCATAA
- a CDS encoding asparagine synthase-related protein, with amino-acid sequence MALRYIALVFPGDLLESIDTVVNRVIAVTGFTKVAAFGRAVVLVEPGGPFVMADDRAGIILGYMFEKVGGRSRQVVVISQAPPTSRGSSNWGAYVTIRQSPDDMAIEIARDPSGMVPCYHVLHKGIIAFASEPALLVEAGLVGTNIDWRALTRFLIADQMRPAQTCIEGLTELPGGSHIRVAETGSQDIAAFWSPWQHTGRLSLIRDEVEAVRLLRETIMDCVQAWTQPFAHVLLYLSGGLDSSVVAAAMPQDVRASHMTLVTADPSGDERDYARQLTNQLGQPLFERMLEVGLVDLHRSGAARFPRPSVRSFAQAGDALGIGLADEVGADVFFNGGGGDNVFCYLQSGAPIADQMLVEGIGRGTLRAIMDMSALAHADIWSVARSGWRKRRQKAAHYVWKPDLSFLSSFATQEATAACRHDWLDAPDGALPGTASHIALLLRIQNHLDSERAFNRPVISPLLSQPIVELCLKIPSWLWCRDGRNRNVARKAFEDVLPPPLIARLSKGTPDSFVATLFEAHRKTIATMLREGLLAQAGLLDMGAIEQSIDRSHHTRNGDFWRLMRLVDAEAWAQSWAARQ; translated from the coding sequence ATGGCGCTCCGCTACATCGCGCTCGTCTTTCCAGGCGATCTCCTCGAAAGCATCGACACCGTGGTGAATCGCGTCATTGCCGTGACGGGCTTTACAAAGGTCGCCGCATTCGGCCGCGCGGTCGTGTTGGTTGAACCCGGCGGCCCGTTTGTCATGGCGGACGACCGCGCCGGGATCATTCTGGGCTATATGTTCGAAAAGGTTGGCGGTCGCAGCCGCCAGGTCGTGGTCATCTCCCAAGCACCGCCGACCAGTCGCGGGTCATCGAACTGGGGGGCTTATGTCACCATCCGGCAGAGCCCGGACGATATGGCGATCGAGATCGCCCGCGATCCCTCCGGCATGGTGCCCTGTTATCATGTGCTGCATAAAGGAATTATTGCGTTTGCGTCCGAGCCGGCTTTGCTTGTCGAGGCGGGTCTTGTCGGGACCAATATTGATTGGCGGGCACTCACGCGGTTCCTGATCGCCGATCAAATGCGTCCGGCGCAGACCTGTATCGAAGGCCTGACCGAACTGCCCGGGGGCTCGCATATACGGGTTGCCGAGACGGGCTCGCAAGATATTGCGGCTTTTTGGTCACCGTGGCAGCACACCGGTCGCCTGTCGCTCATCCGCGATGAGGTTGAGGCCGTCCGCCTGCTGCGCGAGACCATCATGGACTGCGTCCAGGCGTGGACGCAGCCATTCGCGCATGTCCTCCTCTATCTGTCGGGGGGACTCGATTCCTCCGTCGTTGCGGCGGCCATGCCCCAGGATGTTCGCGCAAGCCATATGACGCTGGTGACCGCCGATCCGTCGGGAGACGAGCGGGATTATGCCCGGCAACTCACCAATCAGCTCGGGCAGCCATTGTTCGAAAGAATGCTGGAAGTGGGCCTCGTTGACCTGCATCGCTCAGGTGCCGCCCGCTTTCCACGCCCCTCGGTCCGATCCTTCGCCCAGGCAGGCGACGCGCTGGGGATAGGGCTTGCAGACGAGGTCGGAGCAGATGTCTTCTTCAACGGCGGCGGTGGTGACAATGTCTTCTGCTATCTGCAATCCGGGGCGCCGATCGCCGATCAGATGCTGGTCGAGGGCATCGGTCGTGGAACCTTGCGGGCGATCATGGACATGAGCGCGCTCGCCCATGCAGATATCTGGTCTGTCGCCAGAAGCGGTTGGCGGAAGCGTCGGCAAAAGGCAGCCCATTATGTCTGGAAGCCGGACCTGAGCTTTCTGTCGTCTTTTGCCACGCAGGAAGCGACTGCAGCCTGCAGGCACGATTGGCTGGACGCGCCTGATGGTGCTCTGCCGGGAACGGCGAGCCACATCGCCCTGCTTTTGCGCATCCAGAACCATCTCGACAGCGAACGTGCTTTCAATAGGCCCGTCATCTCGCCCCTGCTGTCGCAGCCAATCGTGGAACTTTGCCTGAAAATTCCATCCTGGCTCTGGTGCCGCGACGGCCGCAATCGCAACGTCGCCCGTAAGGCGTTCGAAGATGTCTTGCCCCCGCCGCTTATCGCGAGATTGTCAAAAGGCACGCCCGACAGCTTCGTAGCGACCCTGTTCGAAGCCCATCGGAAGACCATTGCGACCATGCTACGGGAAGGTCTTCTGGCACAGGCGGGCCTTCTGGATATGGGCGCAATCGAGCAGAGCATCGATCGGTCGCATCATACTCGGAACGGCGATTTCTGGCGGCTGATGCGCCTGGTCGATGCCGAAGCATGGGCGCAATCATGGGCAGCGCGCCAATGA